In Deltaproteobacteria bacterium, one genomic interval encodes:
- a CDS encoding undecaprenyl-phosphate glucose phosphotransferase produces MLKAHSRLFRQLTFGADVAVIAACWVLAYWLRFYSGVFGHGDIPPFRDYALQLVPILSVWGFAFKAFDLYRPQRLGSHLGEWWDITKASSLGALVLVAIMSLVFRGYDYSRIAIGVFWATSIVGATMSRVVFREALRVARRRGYNLRYAVVVGGGEAAAEVFRVLRRRPDVGVRVLGRLGDKREDGETRWLGAPEDIRAVLDAHSVDIVIIALPHAEYPRLSAILDGIGDDPVAIHFVPDIFSLASLRGGIEEFETLPIIHLRESPLYGWNRVLKRAFDFVIGAAALVTLAPLMLAIAVAIKLTSRGPVLYRQERMGLDGRRFRMLKFRSMVADAEATTGPRWAVPDDPRRTGFGAALRRLSLDELPQLFNVLRGEMSLVGPRPERPSFVEDFRRRMPRYMLRHKVKAGITGWAQINGWRGNTSIEKRIEYDLYYIERWSLGFDLKILVQTFWLGFRNRNAY; encoded by the coding sequence GTGCTGAAGGCGCACTCGCGGTTGTTCAGGCAGCTCACGTTCGGCGCCGACGTTGCGGTGATCGCCGCATGCTGGGTGCTGGCGTACTGGTTGCGCTTCTACTCGGGCGTCTTCGGCCACGGCGACATCCCGCCGTTCCGGGACTACGCGCTGCAGCTCGTGCCGATCCTGAGTGTGTGGGGCTTCGCATTCAAGGCGTTCGACCTCTACCGGCCGCAGCGTCTCGGGTCGCACCTCGGCGAGTGGTGGGACATCACCAAGGCCTCGAGCCTCGGCGCCCTCGTCCTCGTCGCCATCATGAGCCTCGTCTTCCGCGGGTACGACTACTCGCGCATCGCGATCGGCGTGTTCTGGGCGACGTCGATCGTGGGCGCGACGATGTCGCGCGTTGTGTTCCGCGAGGCCCTGCGTGTGGCGCGGCGTCGCGGCTACAACCTGCGCTACGCGGTGGTGGTCGGCGGCGGCGAGGCGGCCGCCGAGGTGTTCCGCGTGTTACGCCGGCGCCCCGACGTCGGCGTGCGCGTGCTCGGCCGGCTCGGCGACAAGCGTGAGGATGGCGAGACTCGCTGGCTCGGCGCGCCGGAGGACATCCGCGCGGTGCTCGACGCGCATTCGGTGGACATCGTGATCATCGCGCTGCCGCACGCCGAGTACCCTCGGCTCAGCGCGATCCTCGACGGCATCGGCGACGACCCCGTGGCCATTCACTTCGTGCCCGACATCTTCAGCCTCGCCTCGCTGCGGGGGGGCATCGAGGAGTTCGAGACACTGCCGATCATCCACCTACGCGAGTCGCCGCTCTACGGCTGGAATCGCGTACTCAAGCGCGCGTTCGACTTCGTCATCGGCGCCGCCGCGCTGGTGACGCTGGCCCCGCTGATGCTGGCCATCGCGGTGGCCATCAAGCTCACGTCGCGCGGCCCCGTGCTCTACCGTCAGGAGCGCATGGGCCTCGACGGCCGGCGCTTCCGGATGCTGAAATTCCGCTCGATGGTCGCCGACGCGGAGGCGACGACGGGGCCGCGCTGGGCGGTGCCCGACGATCCGCGCCGCACCGGCTTCGGCGCCGCCCTCCGCCGCCTGAGCCTCGATGAGCTGCCACAGTTGTTCAACGTGCTGCGCGGAGAGATGAGCCTTGTCGGCCCGCGCCCCGAGCGGCCGTCGTTCGTCGAGGACTTCCGGCGACGAATGCCTCGCTACATGTTGCGTCACAAGGTGAAGGCCGGGATCACCGGGTGGGCGCAGATCAACGGGTGGCGCGGCAACACCTCGATCGAGAAGCGCATCGAGTACGACCTCTACTACATCGAGCGCTGGTCGCTCGGCTTCGACCTGAAGATCCTCGTCCAGACTTTCTGGTTGGGCTTCCGCAACCGGAACGCGTATTGA
- a CDS encoding glycosyltransferase family 4 protein: MRGGERCLEVFCELFPEAPLYTLLHVPGSVSAVIERRRIVTSFVQRLPAAATRYRHYLPLFPAAIRMFDLRGFDLVLSLSHCAAKAVRRPPSALHLSYCFSPMRYVWDLYDDYFGARAGVVVRTLMPPVAAALRAWDKRTDRVDGFVAISQHIADRIRRVYGRDADVIHPPIEVARFRPVSGPGEYYLVVSALVPYKRVDLAVAAANRLRRRLVVVGTGPEEARLRAAGGPTVEFLGWRSDAEVADLYARCRAVLFPAVEDYGIVPLEAAAAGRPTIALARGGVLETMVGLGRAEGPPTAVFFDDQTAEALVSAMLAFEVAAARFAPAALRARAEQFDRPVFTQRLRDYLDRRYAEFRARRSC; this comes from the coding sequence ATGCGCGGCGGCGAGCGCTGCCTCGAGGTGTTCTGCGAGCTCTTCCCCGAGGCGCCTCTCTACACGCTCCTGCACGTCCCCGGCAGCGTGTCCGCCGTCATCGAGCGGCGCCGCATCGTGACGTCGTTCGTCCAGCGGCTGCCGGCGGCGGCCACGCGCTATCGTCACTATCTCCCGTTGTTCCCCGCCGCCATACGGATGTTCGACCTGCGCGGTTTCGACCTCGTCCTGTCGCTGAGTCATTGCGCGGCGAAGGCGGTGCGGCGGCCGCCCTCCGCGCTGCATCTCTCGTACTGCTTCAGTCCCATGCGCTACGTTTGGGACCTCTACGACGACTACTTCGGCGCGCGTGCCGGCGTCGTCGTGCGCACGCTCATGCCGCCGGTGGCCGCCGCGCTGCGCGCGTGGGATAAGCGCACCGACCGCGTGGACGGCTTCGTCGCCATCTCCCAGCACATTGCCGACCGCATCCGCCGCGTCTATGGCCGTGACGCCGATGTCATCCACCCGCCCATCGAGGTCGCGCGGTTCCGACCCGTCTCCGGTCCGGGGGAGTACTACCTCGTTGTGTCCGCGCTCGTGCCCTACAAACGCGTCGACCTCGCCGTCGCCGCTGCTAATCGTCTGCGTCGCCGCCTGGTCGTCGTCGGCACCGGCCCGGAGGAAGCGCGGCTGCGCGCGGCCGGCGGTCCCACCGTCGAGTTCCTCGGCTGGCGCTCCGACGCCGAGGTCGCTGACCTCTACGCGCGCTGCCGCGCGGTGCTGTTCCCGGCGGTCGAGGATTACGGCATCGTGCCGCTCGAGGCGGCCGCGGCGGGTCGCCCGACCATCGCGCTCGCGCGGGGCGGCGTGCTCGAGACGATGGTCGGCCTCGGCCGCGCCGAAGGCCCGCCGACGGCCGTCTTCTTCGACGACCAAACGGCAGAGGCATTGGTGAGTGCCATGCTCGCCTTCGAGGTGGCCGCAGCTCGCTTCGCGCCGGCCGCGCTGCGCGCCCGCGCCGAGCAATTCGATCGACCGGTGTTCACGCAACGCCTCCGCGACTATCTCGACCGGCGGTACGCGGAGTTCCGTGCGAGGCGCTCGTGCTGA